Proteins encoded together in one bacterium window:
- the rplS gene encoding 50S ribosomal protein L19, translated as MNSIDMIERAQEKPALPSFAPGDTVRVNVRITEGDKSRVQPYEGVVIGIRNRVNRGSFTVRKVSHGGIGVERTFPFYSPAVDSVEVVRHGAVRRAKLYYLRELTGKAARIREKRIR; from the coding sequence ATGAACAGCATCGATATGATTGAACGGGCGCAGGAAAAGCCCGCGCTGCCTTCCTTCGCGCCGGGCGACACCGTTCGCGTGAACGTCCGCATCACCGAGGGCGACAAGAGCCGCGTGCAGCCGTACGAGGGCGTGGTCATCGGCATCCGCAACCGCGTGAACCGCGGATCATTCACCGTGCGCAAGGTCAGCCACGGCGGCATTGGCGTGGAACGCACATTCCCGTTTTATTCGCCCGCCGTCGACTCGGTGGAGGTGGTGCGACACGGCGCCGTGCGCCGCGCGAAGCTCTACTACCTGCGCGAGTTGACCGGCAAGGCCGCGCGCATCCGCGAAAAGCGAATCCGGTAG
- a CDS encoding 1-acyl-sn-glycerol-3-phosphate acyltransferase has product MNIPNFRFCWMYPLYAAATVYYGSVAIAGTLVRRDSDIHDRCALRWARFTARLCGLRLTCRMAPAFDPNRSYVIVSNHLSTIDIPAVFISSPVPIRFFAKKNLFKVPIFGWALSITGHVPVDRRKGRTDFSRLDRVCEQLKRRRRSVMVFAEGTRTRNGRLQPFKMGAFHLAKHLNVPVVPVTLKGTAAINPPKRYALYPGDAEIVWHHPIEPEGLDAHQLARLARNVIARELGEPEEPEEQFVEPKVAAG; this is encoded by the coding sequence ATGAATATACCGAATTTCCGTTTTTGCTGGATGTATCCCCTTTATGCGGCCGCCACCGTGTACTACGGGTCCGTCGCGATCGCCGGGACGCTCGTTCGCCGCGACTCGGACATCCACGACCGTTGCGCGTTGCGTTGGGCGCGTTTCACCGCGAGGCTCTGCGGACTGCGTCTGACATGCCGCATGGCGCCCGCGTTCGACCCGAATCGAAGCTACGTCATCGTCAGCAATCACCTGAGCACGATCGACATTCCGGCCGTCTTTATCTCATCCCCGGTCCCGATCCGCTTTTTCGCCAAGAAGAACCTGTTCAAGGTGCCGATATTTGGGTGGGCGCTGTCGATCACCGGGCACGTGCCGGTGGACCGGCGTAAGGGACGCACCGATTTTTCTCGTCTGGACCGCGTCTGCGAGCAGCTCAAGCGCCGCCGGCGCTCGGTCATGGTGTTCGCGGAAGGCACGCGCACGCGCAACGGCCGCCTGCAACCGTTCAAGATGGGCGCGTTTCATCTGGCCAAACATCTGAACGTTCCTGTCGTGCCCGTCACGCTCAAGGGTACGGCCGCGATCAACCCGCCCAAACGCTACGCGTTGTATCCGGGCGACGCCGAGATCGTCTGGCACCACCCGATCGAACCCGAAGGGCTCGACGCGCACCAGCTCGCGCGCCTTGCGCGAAACGTGATTGCCCGCGAGCTTGGCGAGCCCGAGGAGCCGGAGGAGCAGTTCGTCGAGCCAAAGGTGGCGGCGGGCTGA
- a CDS encoding DUF4147 domain-containing protein: MKDRMGVVTGLVEARDRLRRDLLAAGEAAIASVHAGACVAEALSRDGNAIFVNGGRIVSRAVDRAVIVAAGKAARPMADAALAKLGDIVTEALVIAPMDDEQPAPADPRVRVMVGEHPVPGRGSLAAARAAMSMARAADEKTFLLVLLSGGASALMAAPADWLFFGEKRSLVRALLASGASISEVNAVRRRVSSVKGGRLAMAARRTSIVTLAVSDVPGDDPCDIGSGPTVFDGPPCSEAIAALIRYGLAGDFPYIREMLGRESTLEIERVVAGSPAAPSLGPFAVIATNAGARKAAADELSRRGYVVRVIDDWLDDAVADAADRLARDFDALASGEQSCALVAGGEVRIGARNAAGRGGRCTELAAHLAMRMASMPGSAVLALATDGRDGTSETGGAMAFGDTIARALSARIDVHGAIARHDTARIFTRLGDALPVRVTATNVADIVVLVRRGSGIED; this comes from the coding sequence TTGAAGGACAGAATGGGCGTCGTGACCGGTCTCGTCGAAGCGCGCGATCGTCTTCGCCGCGATCTTCTCGCCGCGGGCGAAGCGGCGATCGCGAGCGTGCACGCGGGCGCGTGCGTGGCAGAGGCGCTGTCGCGCGACGGCAACGCGATTTTTGTGAATGGCGGCCGCATTGTGAGTCGGGCCGTCGATCGCGCCGTCATCGTCGCCGCCGGCAAGGCGGCGCGGCCGATGGCGGACGCCGCGCTCGCGAAACTCGGCGACATCGTGACCGAGGCGCTTGTCATCGCCCCGATGGACGACGAACAACCCGCGCCGGCCGATCCGCGCGTGCGCGTGATGGTCGGCGAGCATCCCGTGCCGGGCCGGGGGAGCCTGGCTGCCGCGCGCGCGGCGATGTCGATGGCGCGCGCGGCCGATGAAAAGACTTTTCTTCTCGTGCTGCTTTCCGGCGGTGCGTCGGCGCTGATGGCCGCACCGGCCGACTGGCTCTTCTTCGGCGAAAAACGCTCCCTTGTGCGCGCGCTCCTCGCGTCCGGCGCATCGATTTCGGAGGTCAACGCCGTTCGCCGGCGCGTGTCGTCCGTGAAGGGCGGGCGCCTGGCGATGGCCGCGCGGCGCACATCAATCGTGACGCTCGCGGTCTCCGACGTGCCTGGCGACGATCCGTGCGACATCGGTTCCGGTCCGACCGTGTTCGACGGCCCGCCTTGCTCGGAGGCGATCGCCGCGCTCATCCGATACGGGCTCGCCGGCGATTTTCCCTACATCCGGGAGATGCTGGGACGGGAATCGACACTTGAGATCGAACGGGTCGTCGCGGGTTCGCCGGCCGCGCCGTCGCTCGGGCCTTTCGCGGTCATCGCCACAAACGCCGGCGCGCGCAAGGCAGCGGCGGACGAACTTTCGCGGCGCGGGTACGTCGTGCGCGTCATCGACGATTGGCTCGACGACGCCGTCGCGGACGCGGCGGATCGGCTCGCGCGCGATTTCGACGCGCTCGCGTCCGGCGAACAATCGTGCGCGCTTGTCGCCGGCGGCGAGGTTCGCATCGGCGCGCGAAACGCGGCCGGCCGCGGCGGGCGCTGCACGGAACTGGCGGCGCATCTGGCGATGCGGATGGCGTCGATGCCCGGATCGGCGGTCCTCGCGCTTGCGACCGACGGCCGCGACGGCACAAGCGAAACCGGCGGGGCGATGGCGTTTGGCGACACGATCGCGCGTGCCCTGTCCGCGCGGATCGACGTCCACGGCGCGATCGCCCGGCACGATACGGCGCGGATCTTTACGCGGCTCGGCGACGCACTGCCCGTGCGCGTGACGGCGACGAACGTTGCGGATATCGTGGTGCTGGTGCGGCGAGGATCGGGGATTGAGGATTGA
- a CDS encoding proline--tRNA ligase translates to MRYSQFFIPTLKENPAEAEVISHQLMVRAGMIRKTAAGIYDVLPLGLRVFRKVEAIVREEMNRAGALEVLVPVIQPAELWQESGRWQKYGAELLRIKDRHEREFCFSPTAEEVITNIVRRDVRSYRELPVNLYQINTKFRDEIRPRFGLMRGREFIMKDAYSFDANDAGADESYEKMRVAYHRIFRRFGFRFRAVEADSGTIGGSFSSEFMVLADTGESVVVSCEACDFAANIEKAVTHRASAPASREEPKALETVATPNMKSIEEIAGFLSVAPARCIKTLIYIADGETVAVLVRGDREVNEIKLKNLLDADEVALADPETTEKATGAPVGFAGPVGLAVKTIADYEIERVENGVTGANKADAHHVNVNPGRDFTPTLYADIRDAAAGDPCPRCEGGKLRVDRGIEVGHIFKLGTNYSAAMGCVVQLETGEQAPAVMGCYGLGIGRTAAASIEQNHDENGIVWPIPIAPFSVIVTAINPKGEVAGAAERLYSELLDAGIDVLYDDRDERAGVKFKDADLLGIPLRVNVGAKGLADGVVELKFRAKPDEAPERVPVGEIAARLVAIVEDALRPPVSTDIPKPPV, encoded by the coding sequence ATGCGCTACTCGCAATTCTTCATTCCGACGCTCAAAGAGAACCCCGCCGAGGCGGAGGTGATCAGCCACCAGCTCATGGTGCGCGCGGGCATGATCCGCAAGACCGCCGCGGGCATCTACGACGTGCTGCCCCTCGGGCTGCGCGTGTTTCGCAAGGTCGAGGCGATCGTGCGCGAGGAGATGAACCGCGCCGGCGCGCTCGAGGTGCTCGTGCCCGTCATCCAGCCCGCGGAGCTGTGGCAGGAGTCCGGCCGCTGGCAGAAATACGGCGCCGAACTCCTGCGTATCAAGGATCGGCACGAGCGCGAGTTCTGCTTCTCGCCGACCGCGGAAGAGGTCATCACCAACATCGTCCGCCGCGACGTGCGCAGCTATCGCGAGCTGCCGGTGAATCTCTACCAGATCAATACGAAATTCCGCGACGAAATCCGCCCGCGCTTCGGCTTGATGCGCGGGCGCGAGTTCATCATGAAGGACGCCTACAGCTTCGACGCCAACGACGCCGGCGCGGACGAAAGCTACGAGAAGATGCGCGTGGCGTACCACCGCATCTTCCGCCGCTTCGGGTTCCGCTTCCGCGCGGTAGAGGCCGATTCCGGCACGATCGGCGGGTCGTTTTCGTCCGAATTCATGGTGCTCGCCGACACGGGCGAATCCGTCGTCGTCTCGTGCGAGGCGTGCGATTTCGCCGCGAATATCGAAAAGGCGGTGACGCACCGCGCGTCCGCGCCCGCGTCGCGGGAAGAGCCGAAGGCGCTCGAAACCGTGGCGACGCCGAATATGAAGTCGATCGAGGAGATCGCCGGTTTTCTTTCCGTTGCGCCCGCCCGCTGCATCAAGACGTTGATCTACATCGCCGACGGCGAAACCGTCGCCGTGCTGGTGCGCGGCGATCGCGAGGTCAACGAGATCAAGCTGAAAAATCTGCTCGACGCGGATGAGGTCGCGCTGGCCGATCCGGAAACCACGGAAAAGGCGACCGGCGCGCCCGTCGGATTCGCCGGGCCGGTCGGCCTTGCCGTGAAGACGATCGCCGACTACGAGATCGAACGCGTCGAAAATGGCGTCACCGGCGCGAACAAGGCCGACGCGCACCACGTCAACGTCAATCCCGGCCGCGACTTCACGCCGACCCTGTACGCGGACATCCGCGACGCGGCGGCGGGCGATCCGTGCCCGCGCTGCGAGGGCGGGAAGCTTCGCGTCGATCGCGGCATCGAGGTCGGGCACATCTTCAAGCTCGGCACGAACTATTCCGCGGCGATGGGGTGCGTCGTGCAGCTTGAAACCGGGGAGCAGGCGCCCGCGGTGATGGGCTGCTACGGCCTTGGCATCGGGCGCACGGCGGCGGCATCGATCGAGCAGAACCACGACGAAAACGGCATCGTCTGGCCGATCCCGATCGCGCCGTTTTCCGTCATCGTCACGGCGATCAACCCGAAGGGCGAAGTCGCCGGGGCCGCGGAACGTCTCTACAGCGAGCTGCTCGACGCGGGGATCGACGTATTGTACGACGACCGCGACGAGCGCGCGGGCGTGAAGTTCAAGGACGCGGACCTTTTGGGCATCCCGCTGCGCGTCAACGTCGGCGCCAAGGGGCTGGCCGACGGCGTGGTCGAGCTGAAATTCCGCGCGAAACCCGACGAAGCGCCCGAGCGCGTGCCGGTCGGCGAGATCGCCGCGCGCCTCGTGGCGATCGTCGAGGACGCGCTGCGCCCGCCGGTGTCAACGGACATTCCGAAACCGCCGGTCTAA
- the pyrF gene encoding orotidine-5'-phosphate decarboxylase — protein MTPYERVIVALDTPDPKQARKWAAALAGGKDDTVRVGAVKVGLELFTAAGPKIVSDLVKDGHRVFLDLKYHDIPNTVAGAVRSACELGARMMNVHALGGREMMRAAVEAADEFGESPESETEGQKRPLVIAVTVLTSMDARELGEVGSAFQFETIYDTMDPKRFSPGDVMPRLMKAISKYERGRAKEYLDAMDQDEGPESITALATPPAVHLALMAKNAGLDGVVCSPKEAAVIRKVCGEEFLIVTPGVRPRDADADDQKRVTTPAEAIAAGADFIVVGRPITAAPDPRAALETLFD, from the coding sequence CTGACTCCCTACGAACGCGTCATCGTTGCCCTGGATACCCCCGACCCGAAGCAGGCCCGCAAGTGGGCCGCGGCGCTCGCCGGCGGCAAGGACGACACCGTCCGCGTCGGCGCGGTGAAGGTCGGGCTCGAATTGTTCACCGCCGCCGGCCCGAAGATCGTAAGCGACCTGGTCAAGGATGGGCATCGCGTGTTTCTCGACCTCAAGTACCACGATATCCCAAACACCGTGGCGGGCGCGGTGCGTTCCGCGTGCGAGCTCGGCGCGCGCATGATGAACGTCCACGCGCTCGGCGGACGCGAGATGATGCGGGCCGCCGTCGAGGCCGCGGACGAGTTCGGCGAGTCGCCCGAATCCGAGACCGAGGGTCAGAAGCGCCCGCTCGTCATCGCCGTCACCGTGCTGACCAGCATGGACGCGCGCGAGCTTGGCGAAGTGGGCAGCGCGTTTCAGTTCGAGACGATCTACGACACGATGGACCCCAAGCGCTTTTCGCCCGGCGACGTGATGCCGAGGCTCATGAAGGCGATCTCCAAATACGAACGCGGCCGCGCCAAGGAATACCTCGACGCCATGGATCAGGACGAAGGTCCGGAATCGATCACGGCGCTCGCGACCCCGCCGGCGGTGCACCTGGCGCTGATGGCGAAAAACGCGGGGCTCGACGGCGTGGTGTGCTCGCCGAAGGAGGCGGCCGTCATCCGCAAGGTGTGCGGCGAGGAGTTCCTGATCGTCACGCCCGGCGTGCGCCCGCGGGATGCGGACGCGGACGACCAGAAGCGCGTGACGACGCCCGCGGAGGCGATCGCCGCCGGCGCGGACTTCATCGTGGTCGGCCGGCCGATCACCGCCGCGCCCGACCCGCGCGCCGCGCTGGAGACGCTTTTCGATTAG